In Flavobacterium sp. 83, the genomic window TTCTTATTTACTTCAATAAATGCACAAAATATAACAATCCCGGATAGTAATTTTAAATTAAAATTATTAGATGCGAATTCTGCTAATGTTGTTGCTAAAAATTTACAGGGTGCTTATTTTAAAATTGATTCAAATAATGACAATGAAATTGATAATTCTGAAGCATTACAGGTTAGCGAGTTAAATCTTAATGGATCAACTATTTCTGATATTTCAGAGATTTCATATATTTCTGATCTAGATGGGATTCAATATTTTGTCAATTTGAAAACATTGGATTGTTCATATAATACTATTACTTATTTAAATTTATCAACTTTAGTTAACATTAATTCTATTGATTGTAAGGGTAATTTAATTACATCTTTAAATATTAATGGATTGGCTAATCTTAATTCTGTTGATTGTAAAAGTAATTTAATAACATCTTTAAATCTTATCGGATTGAGTAATCTTGAATCGCTAATATGTAATGACAATAAAATATCAAAATTAAATCTGACAGGATTAACAAAACTCAAAACTTTAGATTGTGGATTGAATATATTAACAAGTTTAGATTTAAGAGACTTAATAAGTCTTACAGATTTATGGTGTCAAGACAATAATTTATTTTCGTTATTCATTAAAAATGGGAGTAATGAAAATTTAAATGACATCAATGGCAATCCGAATTTGAGTTATATCTGTTTAGATGAGTTTCAACGCAGTAGCGTTAAGATTTTAGTTGAGGATCTAAATTATACAAACTGTGTTTTGTCTAATGATTGTGATGCATCAGAACCAATAGTTAGTATTCCTGATTCTAAATTTAAAACAAAATTGTTACAAGCCGATTCCTCTCATTTTATTGCCGAAACAATTACTGGAATTCCAATTAAAATTGACGCAAATTACGATGGCGAAATACAGGTAAATGAAGCTTTGAATGTTGTAAATTTAGACCTTTCTAATTCTGGAATTACTAATTTATCTGGTATCGAATACTTCACAAATCTTGTCATTTTGGAATGTGGTAATAATGTATTAACAAAATTAGACATAAGTAAATTAATTAATCTGGAAAGTTTAGATTGCAGAGTTAATCAATTATCGGATTTAGATGTAACCAAATTAAAAAAACTTACCTCTTTAAATTGTAAAGAAAACCTTTTAATAAGTTTGAAATTGGCGGGTCTTGCCAATCTTAAATATATTGAATGTCAAGAAAATAAACTTGTTGGTTTAGATTTAACAACAATTGTTAATTTAATTTATATTGATTGTTTTGCTAATAAATTAGCAAGTTTAAATATTGCCCATTTAAATAATTTAGAAAGTTTAAATTGTAATACTAATAATATTACAGCTTTAGATCTCAATGGTTTAATAAATATCACCAGTTTTTTTTGTGCAGAAAATCTTTTGTCGACTTTAGATATTACTGGATTGAACAATCTTAGATATTTAGGAATTTGGAACAATCAAATCACAACTATAGATCTTTCTGGTTCATTGAATTTAATTTCACTATATGGTGGTAATAACCCAATAAAATCTTTTGATTTTTCTAAAGTGCCAAATCTTCAAAATTTATGGTGCGGTTACACCTCTATAAACACTCTTGATGTAAGTAATTTAAAAACATTAACAGGCATAAATGTTTCAGGTTGCCCAAATTTAGAATCAATCAATCTTAAGAATGGAAGTTTTGAGGGACTCACTTTTTATGAAAAACAAGTAGCCGATTTACATTTGGACGGTAGAAATTTTTCTAACTGTCCAAAACTCAATTACATTTGTGGAGATGAAACAGAAATAGATTTTATTTCCCAAAAAATTTCAAGCTATAATTATGTGAATTGTGTTGTAGGCAATTATTGCTCCTTTAGTCCCGGTGGAAATAATTATAAAATAGGGGGTAATATCCATATAGATAGTAACAATAATGGTTGCGATGCATCGGATTTAAAAGCAGCTAACATTAAATTTAATATATATAATGGTGATCTAGCAGAGGATTTTATTGCTAATGAAACAGGTAAATATGCTCTTAACGTTCAACAAGGATTTTATACAATAACGCCACTAATAGAAAATCCAGAATATTTTACGATTTCTCCATCTGCAATAAATATTGATTGTACTGGAGAAATCACTTCGTTTTCTCAAGATTTTTGTATTGCATCTGTTGGCTCACATGACGATTTAGAAATTACCTTTATTGCATTAGATGAAGCAAAATCAGGGTTAGATGCAAAATACAAAATAGTTTATAAAAATAAGGGAACTAATATGCAATCTGGGACTGTTAATCTTGTATTTAATGATGCTGTTTTAGATTTAACTTCAACAATTCCTTCAGTTTCAAATTATACTGCAAACAATTTATCGTGGGCTTTTTCTAATTTAGCACCGCTTGAAAGTAGAGAAATCTCGATTGTATTCAATTTAAATTCACCCTTAGAATTACCCGCAGTAAATAATGGAGATATTCTTAATTATACGGCAACAATCAATTCATTAAAAAAGGACGAAACAATAAATGATAATACTAAGATTTTAAGCCAAAAAGTAACAAGTTCTAATAATTCAAATGATAAAACTTGCTTGGAAGGAGATGTTATTACTCCAAGTTTGATTGGGGAATACGTGAATTATCTAATCCGATTTGAAAACACAGGAACGTATCCTGCGCAAAATATTGTAGTGAAAGATTTGATTGATTTAACCAAATTTGATATTTCAACATTAGTTCCAACCAAAGCCAGTCATGAGTTTACCACAAAAATATCGAATGGTAATAAGGTCGAATTTATTTTCGAAAATATCAATCTTCCTTTTGAAAATGCGACTAATGACGGTTATATAGCTTTTAAAATTAAAACTTTTCCAACACTTGTAGTAGGTGATTCTTTTGCAAATGAAGCTAATATCTATTTTGATTATAATTTCCCAATTCTGACTAATAAAGCAACATCCACTTTTAAAACATTGGGAACTCAAGATTTTGAGTTTGTTGATCATTTTAGTGTATATCCAAATCCTATTAATGATATTCTAAACATTGAAATAAAAAATCATATTGAAGTGCAATCAATGGCTATTTATGATATTTTAGGGCAAATAGTAATTGTAGTTCCAAATGCACAAACCGTTTCTAAAATTGATGTTTCTAAACTAACAACGGGAAACTATTTCTTAAAAATGAACACAAATAAAGGAACTTCATGTATGAAGCTTATAAAAAATTAAGTTGATAAATATAATTATGCCAAAAAGCTTTACTTCGGTAAGGCTTTTTTTTGTAAGAAAATTTTTTTAAATATTCCTTTTCTTATATTTACATTCTAAATGAATTTAAATGAAAAAAATCTACTTTTTACTTATTGGAATATTGTTTTTTAATGGAATGAATGCTCAGGTTATTAATTTTACGGACGCTAATTTTAAGGCCAGATTGTTATCTTCAAATGTAAATAATGACATTGCAAAAGATCTTAGTGGAAATAAAATCAAGATAGACGTAAATAATAATGGAGAAATTGAAGTTAGTGAAGCATTAAATATTTATGAGTTAAATATCAATAAACCCAACTTTGATTATACTTATATCTTAAATTTGATTGGAATTAATGATTTCTTAAACCTTAAGGTTTTGTATTGTCAATATAATAGAATTAATGATCTTAATTTTATTACACTTAAAAATTTAAAATATATTAATTGTAGCAATAACCTCTTAACAAATCTTAATTTGAGTTCTTTATTAAATCTTGAGCATTTGGATTGTACATTTAATAATTTAAATAGTATTCAACTTACTGGGTTTAATGGGTTAGTTTTTTTAAGTTGCGGGAATAATCAATTAACAAATATAAATTTATCTTCTTTAACAAAGTTAAAAGAATTATTTTGTAATAGTAATCAGATTTCGTCAATTGATTTATCAAAAAACATTTTGTTAACTGAATTAGGATTAGATTCCAATATTTTATTGTCTTTAAATATTTCTAATTTAATTAATTTGGAACGATTGACTTGTGCAAACAATAAATTAGGCGAATTAAATTTTGCGGGGTTAGGAAAATTAGTTCAAATAGAAGCCTATAACAATCTATTAACATCAATTGATCTTAATCATATAGGTGAAAATTGGGTCAATGATTTTGATGGATTACTAGATTTTAGAAACAATAATTTTTCAACAATCTATATGAAAAATGGATTGAAAGAAAATTATATAATGATATTGGACGGTAATCCAAATCTGCAATATATCTGTTGTGATGAAAATGAAATTAGCACTATTGAAACACAAATAGGATATTTAGGTTATAAAAATTGTGCAGTTAATTCCTATTGCTCTTTCAATCCTGGAGGCAATTTCTTTGCAATACGAGGGAAAAGCGTTTTAGACAGTAATAATAATGGTTGTGATGTAAGTGATATTATTTTCCCAAATTTAAATTTTTCGATTTCAGATGGAACGCTCAAAGGCAATGTGATTTCAAATATATCGGGTAATTATTATATTCCAGTTCAAGAGGGAACTTATACAATCACTCCAATTTTAGAAAATCCTACTTATTTCAATGTTTCACCTTCATTAATAAATATTACTTTCCCACTTCAAGCAAGTCCGTTTACTCAAGATTTTTGTATTACTCCAAAAGGAAATCATCAAGATGTTGCAGTTACTATTATACCAAGAATTCCTGCCAGACCGGGTTTTGATGCAACATATAAAATTGCTTTCAAAAATAAAGGCAATACAACGCTTTCAGGTAATGTTTCTTTAACGTTTAATGATGCTGTTTTAGATTTTGTTTCGGCTGTACCGTTGATTAATAATCAAATTTTAGACAAACTAACTTGGGATTATGTCAATTTACAACCTTTTGAAACTCGTGAAATAACCGTTACTCTAAACGTAAATTCTCCTATGGAAACTCCTGCAGTAAATATTGGGGATCGTTTGAGTTTTAATGCCTTAATTAACCCAGTTACTGGTGACGAAAAACCAGTTGACAATTCTTCGGCGTTGCGCCAAAGTGTTGTTGGTTCTTTTGATCCTAATGATAAAACGTGTTTAGAAGGCGATGTTATCACTCCAAGTTTGATTGGGGAATACGTAAATTATTTGATTCGTTTTGAAAATACTGGAACGTATGCTGCTCAAAATATTGTAGTGAAAGATTTGATTGATTTGTCCAAATTTGATATTTCGACATTAGTTCCAACAAAAGCCAGTCATGACTTCGTTACTAAAATATCTGGTAATAAAGTAGAATTCATTTTTGAAAATATCAATCTACCTTTTGATAATGCGACAAATGATGGTTATATAGCTTTCAAAATCAAAACGCTGCCTACACTTGTTGTAGGAGATTCTTTTGCTAATGAAGCCAATATCTATTTTGATTATAATTTCCCAATTCTGACTAATAAAGCAACATCCACTTTTAAAACATTGGGAACTCCAGATTTTGAGTTTGCTGATTATTTTAGTGTGTATCCAAATCCTGTGATTGACATTTTGAACATTGGAACAAAAAACGCTATTGAAGTAAAATCAATGGCTATTTATGATGTTTTGGGCCAATTGATTATTGCTGTTCCAAATGCGCAGACTGTTTCTAAAATTGATGTTTCTAAACTGACTATTGGAAATTATTTCTTAAAAATGAATACAAATAAAGGAACTTCGAGTGTGAAGTTTATCAAACAATAAATTTATTTTATCTAATGAAAATATACTTTTTAGTAATTGCTTTATTGGTCTTTAAAGTGATCAATGCACAAATTATCAATATTCCTGACGTTAATTTTAAAAATAAATTACTTCGAGCAGATATAAATAATGATACAGCCAAAAACTTAAGTGGTAACTTTTTTAAAATTGATGCTAATAATGATGGAGAAATTCAAGTTGAAGAAGCTTCTCAAGTAAGTTTACTAAATCTTGTGAACTATAGTATTTTAAATTTGGAAGGTATTTTAAATTTTAAAAATATCAAGTCATTAGATTGTTATTATAATTCACTTTCCTCAATTAATTTAGACGGATTGATACATCTTGAATCTTTAGATCTAAGTACAAATTACATCAAATCACTTGATGTTAGTAGTTTGAAAAATCTTAAAAATCTTAATTTACATCAAAATGAGCTTGAATTATTAAATGTAAGTGGTTTACCTAATCTTTTATGGTTGGATTGCGGAAGAAGTAAACTTGCTTCATTAGATGTCAGTAGCTCTACAAACCTAGAACAATTAATTTGTTCTGAAAATCAAATTTCAGAATTAAATATAAGTGGTTTATCAAAACTTAGATTCCTTGATTGTTATACAAATAAGCTTACTACATTAAATTTAACTAATTCATCAAGTTTGACGCATTTAAGATGTGAAGGAAATAATTTAACATCATTAAACTGTGAAAATTTAAAAGAACTTACTTATGTACAATGTTTTCAGAATAAAATTAGCACTTTAGACTTTAGCAGTTCCAAAAATCTTACGCATTTGATGTGTTTTGACAATCAACTAATTTCAATAATTGCAAAAACAAGTGTTCTATTCGATTCTTTTTGGTTTTACAATAATCCAAACTTAAAATACATTTGTGTAGATACAAACAATTTAGATTATGTTAAGGGTTTAATTAATCAATTAGGTTACAGCAATTGTGAAGTTAATACTTACTGCACATTCACTCCCGGGGGGGAATTCTATTTAATAAAAGGAATAAGTAAGGTTGACATTGACAATAATGGATGTGATGTAAATGACATTATTTTCCCCAATTTAAATTTTTCTATTACTAATGGAACAAATAAGGGGAATATTATTTCTAATGCAATGGGTAATTATTCTATTCCCGTTCAGGATGGAACGCATACGATTACTCCAGTTTTAGAAAATGCATCATATTTCAATATTTCCCCTTCTTCAGTAAATGTTACTTTTCCAACACAAAGTAGTCCTTTTGCACAAGATTTTTGTATTACTCCAAATGGTGTTCATAACGATTTGGAAATAAATGTTTTACCCACGATTCCCGCAAGACCAGGTTTTGATGCAACCTATAAAATTATATATAAAAACAAGGGGAATACAAGTCAATCGGGTTCAGTAGCTTTAACTTTTAATGATGCCGTTTTAGATTATGTTTCGGCTGTGCCAAATGTGAATAGACAAATTACAGATAAAATCAGTTGGGATTACAGCAATTTATTGCCATTTGAAACACGTACAATAACTGTAACTCTAAATGTAAATTCTCCTATGGAAATTCCTTCAGTGAATATTGGAGATCGTTTGAGTTTTAATGCGTTAATCAATCCGGTGACTGGGGATGAAAAACCGGTCGACAATTCATCGGCTTTGCGTCAAAGTGTCGTGGGTTCATTTGACCCTAATGATAAAACGTGTTTAGAAGGAGATGTTATTACTCCAGATTTGATTGGGGAATATGTACATTATTTAATTCGTTTTGAAAATACAGGAACGTATGCTGCTCAAAATATTGTAGTAAAAGATTTGATTGATTTGACCAAATTTGATATTTCGACATTAGTTCCAACCAAAGCCAGTCATGACTTTGTTACCAAAATTTCTGATGGTAATAAAGTGGAATTCATCTTTGAAAACATCAATCTCTCCTTTAATAATGCGACAAATGACGGTCATATCGCTTTTAAAATCAAAACTTTACCTACGCTTGTTGTAGGTGATTCCTTTGCAAATGAAGCCAATATTTATTTTGATTATAATTTCCCAATTCTGACTAATAAAGCAACATCAACTTTTAAAACATTGGAAACTCAAGATTTTGAATTTGGTGATTATTTTAGTGTGTATCCGAATCCTGTAAACGACATTTTAAATATTGGAATAAAAAACGTTATTCAAGTAAAATCAATGGCTGTTTATGATATTTTGGGCCAATTGATTATTGCTGTTCCAGATGCTCAGACTGTTTCTAAAATTGATGTTTCTAAACTGACTATTGGAAATTATTTCTTAAAAATGAATACAAATAAAGGAACTTCGAGTGTGAAGTTTATCAAACAATAAATTTATTTAGATGAGAAAAATCTACTTTTTAGTTATCGCTTTATTGGTTTTTAAAATGATCAATGCACAAATTATCAATATTCCAGATGGAACTTTTAAAGAAAAACTAATCCTATCCGGAGAAGGTCAATATTTATATGTTGCTAAAAATTTAAGTGGTGTTTATTTTGAAGTTGATGCAAATAAAGATGGAGAAATACAAACTAGTGAAGCCTTACAAATTAGTTATTTGAATGTTGTCGGTTCCACAATAGTTGATTTGACAGGTATTTTGAGTTTTACAAATCTTGAAACTTTGTATTGTAACAATAATAAAATAACATCATTAGACATTAGAGGATTAATGAGTATGAAAGATTTGATTTGTAGCAATAATCAATTAAATTCATTAAATATTAGTGGATTGATCAATCTTAAACATATCGATTGTTCTTATAACATACTCACATCATTAGATTTAAGTGATTTATATAATCTAGTTGAACTAAACTGCGGAAAAAACAATCTTACTTCTCTAAATACAAATGATTCGGTAAAGCTTACAACTTTAAATTGTTGGGGAAATCAATTAATTTCTCTTTTTGTAAAAAATGGTAAAGAAGAATCAAGTATTCAATTCAATGAAAATCCAAATCTTGAATTCATCTGTGCTGATGAAACAGAATTAGGGTGGTTACAAAAGGGTGTCATTTCTTTAGGATATAACAATTGTGTCGTAAATTCTTATTGTTCATTCAATCCTGGTGGGGCTTTTTATACCATTCGAGGAAATCAAAAAAATGATTTAAACAATAATGGATGTGATGGTTCAGATGCATCTTTATCTAATCAAAAGTTCAGCATTTTTGACGGAATAAATAAAAAAGAAATAATTTCGAATACTTCTGGAAATTTTATAATTGGTGTTAAAGACGGTTCTTATGCTATAACTCCAATTTTAGAAAATCCTACTTATTTTACAGTTTCTCCAACCTCTGTAAATGTTACTTTTCCAACACAAAGTAGTCCTTTTGCACAAGATTTTTGTATTACTCCAAATGGTGTTCATAACGATTTGGAAATAAATGTTTTACCCACGATTCCCGCAAGACCCGGTTTTGATGCAACTTATAAAATTATTTATAAAAATAAAGGGAACATGACACAATCAGGTGCGGTTACTTTAAGTTTTGATGATGCCATTTTAGATTATGTTTCGGCTGTTCCTGTTATTAATAATCAAATTACAGACAAACTTAGTTGGGATTACAGCAATTTATTGCCATTTGAAATACGTACAATAACTGTAACTCTAAATGTAAATTCTCCTATGGAAATTACTTCAGTGAATATTGGAGATCGTTTGAGTTTTAATGCGCTTATTAATCCAATGACTGGGGATGAAAAACCGGTCGACAATTCATCGGCTTTGCGCCAAAGTGTCGTGGGTTCATTTGACCCTAATGATAAAACCTGCCTCGAAGGAGATGTTATTACTCCGGATTTGATTGGGGAATATGTACATTATTTAATTCGTTTTGAAAATACAGGAACGTATCCTGCACAAAATATTGTAGTAAAAGATTTGATTGATTTGACCAAATTTGATATTTCGACATTAGTTCCCACCAAAGCCAGTCATGACTTTGTTACCAAAATTTCTGATGGTAATAAAGTGGAATTTATCTTTGAAAACATCAATCTCTCTTTTGATAATGCAACAAATGACGGTTATATCGCTTTCAAAATCAAAACTTTGCCTACTCTTGTAGTAGGAGATTCCTTTGCAAATGAAGCCAATATTTATTTTGATTATAATTTCCCAATTCTGACTAATAAAGCAACATCAACTTTTAAAACATTGGGAACTCAAGATTTTGAATTTGCTGATTATTTTAGTGTGTATCCGAATCCTGTAAACGACATTTTAAATATTGAACAAAAAACGTTATTCAAGTAAAATCAATGGCTGTTTATGATGTTTTGGGGCAACTGATTATCGCGGTTCCAAATGCTCAAATGGTTTCTAAAATAGATCTTTCTAAAATAACAACCGGAAACTA contains:
- a CDS encoding T9SS type A sorting domain-containing protein, which gives rise to MAVYDVLGQLIIAVPNAQMVSKIDLSKITTGNYFLKMNTDKGTSSVKFIKK
- a CDS encoding T9SS type A sorting domain-containing protein, with translation MKKIYFLALTLFLFTSINAQNITIPDSNFKLKLLDANSANVVAKNLQGAYFKIDSNNDNEIDNSEALQVSELNLNGSTISDISEISYISDLDGIQYFVNLKTLDCSYNTITYLNLSTLVNINSIDCKGNLITSLNINGLANLNSVDCKSNLITSLNLIGLSNLESLICNDNKISKLNLTGLTKLKTLDCGLNILTSLDLRDLISLTDLWCQDNNLFSLFIKNGSNENLNDINGNPNLSYICLDEFQRSSVKILVEDLNYTNCVLSNDCDASEPIVSIPDSKFKTKLLQADSSHFIAETITGIPIKIDANYDGEIQVNEALNVVNLDLSNSGITNLSGIEYFTNLVILECGNNVLTKLDISKLINLESLDCRVNQLSDLDVTKLKKLTSLNCKENLLISLKLAGLANLKYIECQENKLVGLDLTTIVNLIYIDCFANKLASLNIAHLNNLESLNCNTNNITALDLNGLINITSFFCAENLLSTLDITGLNNLRYLGIWNNQITTIDLSGSLNLISLYGGNNPIKSFDFSKVPNLQNLWCGYTSINTLDVSNLKTLTGINVSGCPNLESINLKNGSFEGLTFYEKQVADLHLDGRNFSNCPKLNYICGDETEIDFISQKISSYNYVNCVVGNYCSFSPGGNNYKIGGNIHIDSNNNGCDASDLKAANIKFNIYNGDLAEDFIANETGKYALNVQQGFYTITPLIENPEYFTISPSAINIDCTGEITSFSQDFCIASVGSHDDLEITFIALDEAKSGLDAKYKIVYKNKGTNMQSGTVNLVFNDAVLDLTSTIPSVSNYTANNLSWAFSNLAPLESREISIVFNLNSPLELPAVNNGDILNYTATINSLKKDETINDNTKILSQKVTSSNNSNDKTCLEGDVITPSLIGEYVNYLIRFENTGTYPAQNIVVKDLIDLTKFDISTLVPTKASHEFTTKISNGNKVEFIFENINLPFENATNDGYIAFKIKTFPTLVVGDSFANEANIYFDYNFPILTNKATSTFKTLGTQDFEFVDHFSVYPNPINDILNIEIKNHIEVQSMAIYDILGQIVIVVPNAQTVSKIDVSKLTTGNYFLKMNTNKGTSCMKLIKN
- a CDS encoding T9SS type A sorting domain-containing protein encodes the protein MKIYFLVIALLVFKVINAQIINIPDVNFKNKLLRADINNDTAKNLSGNFFKIDANNDGEIQVEEASQVSLLNLVNYSILNLEGILNFKNIKSLDCYYNSLSSINLDGLIHLESLDLSTNYIKSLDVSSLKNLKNLNLHQNELELLNVSGLPNLLWLDCGRSKLASLDVSSSTNLEQLICSENQISELNISGLSKLRFLDCYTNKLTTLNLTNSSSLTHLRCEGNNLTSLNCENLKELTYVQCFQNKISTLDFSSSKNLTHLMCFDNQLISIIAKTSVLFDSFWFYNNPNLKYICVDTNNLDYVKGLINQLGYSNCEVNTYCTFTPGGEFYLIKGISKVDIDNNGCDVNDIIFPNLNFSITNGTNKGNIISNAMGNYSIPVQDGTHTITPVLENASYFNISPSSVNVTFPTQSSPFAQDFCITPNGVHNDLEINVLPTIPARPGFDATYKIIYKNKGNTSQSGSVALTFNDAVLDYVSAVPNVNRQITDKISWDYSNLLPFETRTITVTLNVNSPMEIPSVNIGDRLSFNALINPVTGDEKPVDNSSALRQSVVGSFDPNDKTCLEGDVITPDLIGEYVHYLIRFENTGTYAAQNIVVKDLIDLTKFDISTLVPTKASHDFVTKISDGNKVEFIFENINLSFNNATNDGHIAFKIKTLPTLVVGDSFANEANIYFDYNFPILTNKATSTFKTLETQDFEFGDYFSVYPNPVNDILNIGIKNVIQVKSMAVYDILGQLIIAVPDAQTVSKIDVSKLTIGNYFLKMNTNKGTSSVKFIKQ
- a CDS encoding T9SS type A sorting domain-containing protein, which gives rise to MKKIYFLLIGILFFNGMNAQVINFTDANFKARLLSSNVNNDIAKDLSGNKIKIDVNNNGEIEVSEALNIYELNINKPNFDYTYILNLIGINDFLNLKVLYCQYNRINDLNFITLKNLKYINCSNNLLTNLNLSSLLNLEHLDCTFNNLNSIQLTGFNGLVFLSCGNNQLTNINLSSLTKLKELFCNSNQISSIDLSKNILLTELGLDSNILLSLNISNLINLERLTCANNKLGELNFAGLGKLVQIEAYNNLLTSIDLNHIGENWVNDFDGLLDFRNNNFSTIYMKNGLKENYIMILDGNPNLQYICCDENEISTIETQIGYLGYKNCAVNSYCSFNPGGNFFAIRGKSVLDSNNNGCDVSDIIFPNLNFSISDGTLKGNVISNISGNYYIPVQEGTYTITPILENPTYFNVSPSLINITFPLQASPFTQDFCITPKGNHQDVAVTIIPRIPARPGFDATYKIAFKNKGNTTLSGNVSLTFNDAVLDFVSAVPLINNQILDKLTWDYVNLQPFETREITVTLNVNSPMETPAVNIGDRLSFNALINPVTGDEKPVDNSSALRQSVVGSFDPNDKTCLEGDVITPSLIGEYVNYLIRFENTGTYAAQNIVVKDLIDLSKFDISTLVPTKASHDFVTKISGNKVEFIFENINLPFDNATNDGYIAFKIKTLPTLVVGDSFANEANIYFDYNFPILTNKATSTFKTLGTPDFEFADYFSVYPNPVIDILNIGTKNAIEVKSMAIYDVLGQLIIAVPNAQTVSKIDVSKLTIGNYFLKMNTNKGTSSVKFIKQ
- a CDS encoding T9SS C-terminal target domain-containing protein, encoding MRKIYFLVIALLVFKMINAQIINIPDGTFKEKLILSGEGQYLYVAKNLSGVYFEVDANKDGEIQTSEALQISYLNVVGSTIVDLTGILSFTNLETLYCNNNKITSLDIRGLMSMKDLICSNNQLNSLNISGLINLKHIDCSYNILTSLDLSDLYNLVELNCGKNNLTSLNTNDSVKLTTLNCWGNQLISLFVKNGKEESSIQFNENPNLEFICADETELGWLQKGVISLGYNNCVVNSYCSFNPGGAFYTIRGNQKNDLNNNGCDGSDASLSNQKFSIFDGINKKEIISNTSGNFIIGVKDGSYAITPILENPTYFTVSPTSVNVTFPTQSSPFAQDFCITPNGVHNDLEINVLPTIPARPGFDATYKIIYKNKGNMTQSGAVTLSFDDAILDYVSAVPVINNQITDKLSWDYSNLLPFEIRTITVTLNVNSPMEITSVNIGDRLSFNALINPMTGDEKPVDNSSALRQSVVGSFDPNDKTCLEGDVITPDLIGEYVHYLIRFENTGTYPAQNIVVKDLIDLTKFDISTLVPTKASHDFVTKISDGNKVEFIFENINLSFDNATNDGYIAFKIKTLPTLVVGDSFANEANIYFDYNFPILTNKATSTFKTLGTQDFEFADYFSVYPNPVNDILNIEQKTLFK